Proteins from a genomic interval of Schistocerca piceifrons isolate TAMUIC-IGC-003096 chromosome 3, iqSchPice1.1, whole genome shotgun sequence:
- the LOC124788009 gene encoding V-type proton ATPase subunit B, with protein sequence MSYNKVISPNQANKEHVLAVSRDFISQPRLTYKTVSGVNGPLVILDEVKFPKFAEIVQLKLADGTIRSGQVLEVSGSKAVVQVFEGTSGIDAKNTLCEFTGDILRTPVSEDMLGRVFNGSGKPIDKGPPILAEDYLDIQGQPINPWSRIYPEEMIQTGISAIDVMNSIARGQKIPIFSAAGLPHNEIAAQICRQAGLVKLPGKSVLDDHEDNFAIVFAAMGVNMETARFFKQDFEENGSMENVCLFLNLANDPTIERIITPRLALTAAEFLAYQCEKHVLVILTDMSSYAEALREVSAAREEVPGRRGFPGYMYTDLATIYERAGRVEGRSGSITQIPILTMPNDDITHPIPDLTGYITEGQIYVDRQLHNRQIYPPVNVLPSLSRLMKSAIGENMTRKDHADVSNQLYACYAIGKDVQAMKAVVGEEALTPDDLLYLEFLTKFEKNFISQGNYENRTVFESLDIGWQLLRIFPKEMLKRIPAAILAEFYPRDSRHPQTK encoded by the exons ATGTCGTACAACAAAGTTATAAGTCCTAATCAGGCGAATAAAGAACATGTTTTGGCAGTTTCAAGAGATTTTATATCCCAGCCTCGCCTCA CTTATAAAACTGTATCTGGTGTCAATGGACCACTGGTTATACTTGATGAAGTGAAGTTTCCGAAGTTTGCTGAAATAGTGCAGTTGAAACTAGCAGATGGGACCATCAGGTCAGGGCAAGTTTTGGAAGTCAGTGGATCCAAAGCTGTTGTGCAG GTCTTTGAAGGCACATCGGGTATAGATGCCAAAAATACGCTATGTGAATTCACAGGAGATATTCTGCGCACACCAGTATCGGAAGATATGTTGGGAAGAGTATTCAATGGGAGTGGGAAACCCATTGATAAAGGACCACCTATTCTGGCTGAGGATTACCTTGATATTCAGG GTCAGCCTATTAATCCATGGTCCCGTATATACCCTGAAGAAATGATCCAGACAGGAATATCTGCCATTGATGTGATGAATTCCATTGCCCGTGGGCAAAAGATCCCAATCTTCTCTGCTGCTGGCCTGCCACACAATGAA attgctgctcagatCTGTCGTCAAGCTGGGCTTGTTAAGCTCCCAGGGAAGTCAGTCCTGGACGATCACGAGGAcaactttgctattgtatttgcagCTATGGGTGTTAACATGGAGACAGCTCGTTTCTTCAAACAAGACTTTGAG gaaaatgGTTCTATGGAAAATGTGTGTCTGTTCTTGAACTTGGCCAATGATCCAACAATTGAACGTATCATCACACCCCGGCTTGCATTGACAGCCGCTGAATTTCTAGCATATCAGTGTGAGAAACACGTATTGGTTATTCTCACTGATATGAGTTCATATGCTGAGGCTTTGCGAGAG GTTTCAGCTGCTAGGGAGGAAGTACCGGGGCGAAGAGGTTTCCCTGGTTACATGTACACTGATCTTGCCACCATATACGAAAGAGCTGGGAGAGTGGAAGGTCGAAGTGGTTCCATTACACAGATACCCATTCTAACTATGCCTAATGATG ATATTACACATCCTATCCCAGATCTGACAGGATACATCACAGAAGGGCAAATATACGTAGATCGTCAGTTGCACAACAGACAAATATATCCTCCAGTCAATGTGTTGCCGTCACTCAGTCGTCTCATGAAGTCGGCTATTGGCGAAAACATGACTCGCAAGGACCATGCTGATGTATCGAACCAACTG TATGCCTGTTATGCAATTGGGAAAGATGTGCAAGCAATGAAGGCTGTTGTTGGTGAGGAAGCTCTTACCCCTGATGACCTTCTGTACCTTGAATTCCTcacaaaatttgagaaaaatttcaTATCTCAAG gtaACTATGAAAATCGTACTGTATTTGAGTCATTGGATATTGGTTGGCAACTACTACGAATTTTCCCGAAGGAGATGTTGAAGAGGATCCCAGCAGCAATACTTGCAGAATTCTATCCACGTGATTCACGACATCCACAAACTAAATAG
- the LOC124790010 gene encoding piggyBac transposable element-derived protein 3-like isoform X1 has product MTPLQYYKIFMNDGVFELIAEQSNIHALQKDSVSLRTSKNEMEQFVGILLHMGIIKMPSIHLYWSNECRYLPIADVMSRTRFFQLLRYFHVVNNQDLPEANRDKLFKIRPLLSALQSSLKTLPPEEYQAVDEQIIPFKGRSGLKQYIRNKPHKWGYKPFTRAGASGMMYDFEIYVGKNTCSDRGLGLSGDIVLALTETLPEKQHFKVFADSWFSSIPLAIALKERGIEFCGTIRTDRMGKCPLKTEAELKKTGRGSCDWRVETTNNVASVRWFDRKCINFVSTYACVEPLATCRRYSASEKKFIDVPRPYIVEKYNKHMGGVDLADMLIELYRINLRSRKWYMRIVYWCLSVAVVIGWLLHRRHMVQSGKTSKMSLLQFQANIAASLLLARKSGSQKKRGRPSSEMMTRTPAAKRTVCAAPVMDVRFDGFEHFADMVEKKGRCKVCIKSTTQIFCTKCKVHLCLTVNKKCFHIFHGI; this is encoded by the coding sequence ATGACACCTTtgcaatattataaaatatttatgaatgatggcgTATTTGAACTCATTGCTGAGCAATCCAATATCCATGCTTTGCAGAAAGATTCAGTTTCTTTGCGGACGAGCAAAAATGAAATGGAGCAGTTTGTTGGTATTTTACTGCACATGGGCATAATCAAAATGCCTTCCATTCATTTATACTGGTCGAATGAGTGTAGGTATTTACCAATAGCTGATGTGATGAGCAGAACTCGCTTCTTCCAGCTACTGCGGTATTTTCATGTTGTCAATAATCAAGACTTGCCTGAAGCTAATCGTGACAAACTCTTCAAGATTCGCCCACTTTTATCTGCATTGCAGTCATCATTGAAGACACTCCCTCCAGAAGAATACCAAGCTGTTGATGAACAGATAATTCCATTCAAGGGTAGAAGCGGTTTGAAACAGTACATAAGAAATAAGCCTCACAAGTGGGGCTACAAACCTTTTACGAGAGCTGGTGCTTCAGGCATGAtgtatgattttgaaatttatgTTGGCAAAAACACCTGCAGTGATAGAGGATTAGGTTTGTCTGGGGATATTGTTTTGGCATTGACGGAAACATTGCCAGAGAAACAGCATTTCAAAGTGTTTGCTGATAGTTGGTTTTCTTCTATACCATTAGCAATTGCCCTGAAAGAAAGGGGCATTGAATTCTGTGGCACTATCAGGACAGACAGGATGGGAAAATGTCCCTTGAAAACTGAAGCAGAGCTCAAGAAAACTGGACGTGGCTCCTGTGACTGGAGAGtggaaacaacaaacaatgtagCTTCAGTACGCTGGTTTGACAGAAAATGCATAAATTTCGTGTCAACATACGCTTGTGTTGAGCCCTTGGCAACATGTAGACGCTATTCTGCATCTGAAAAGAAATTCATTGATGTACCTAGACCTTACATAGTGGAAAAGTACAACAAACATATGGGGGGTGTGGACCTTGCTGACATGTTGATAGAACTATACCGTATCAACTTGAGGTCACGGAAGTGGTATATGCGCATTGTGTACTGGTGTTTGTCTGTAGCAGTTGTCATTGGATGGCTACTCCACCGTCGTCATATGGTCCAAAGTGGCAAAACCTCAAAGATGTCACTCCTGCAGTTCCAAGCTAATATTGCTGCAAGTCTACTGCTTGCGAGGAAATCAGGTTCCCAaaagaagagaggaagaccaagttcTGAAATGATGACAAGGACTCCTGCAGCAAAAAGGACTGTATGTGCAGCTCCAGTTATGGATGTGCGTTTTGATGGGTTCGAACACTTTGCAGATATGGTAGAGAAGAAAGGTCGATGTAAAGTTTGCATTAAGTCTACTACACAAATTTTTTGCACCAAGTGTAAAGTGCATCTGTGTCTCACAGTAAATAAGAAATGTTTCCACATCTTTCATGGAATATAA
- the LOC124790010 gene encoding uncharacterized protein LOC124790010 isoform X2 encodes MSGFLTDADLEYIMNLPDNEFNAYIDVPDGDISDVGDEDKDETVEIDESSQAISEAAVMNFIQMVEKEDGAEISAIREEQETEYEFPKADAVRSGEVIDS; translated from the exons ATGTCTGGCTTTTTGACTGATGCTGACCTAGAATATATTATGAATTTACCCGATAATGAGTTCAATGCATACATTGATGTCCCTGATGGGGATATATCAGATGTTGGGGACGAAGATAAAGATGAAACTGTCGAAATTGATGAAAGTTCTCAAGCTATTTCCGAAGCAGCTGTTATGAATTTCATTCAGATGGTGGAAAAGGAGGACGGAGCTGAAATTTCGGCAATTAGAGAGGAGCAAGAGACAGAATATGAATTTCCAAAG GCTGATGCAGTCAGGAGTGGTGAAGTTATTGATTCTTAG